TGCGTGGTCTGCTTGCTGGAGTCCACGCCGAACTGGAAGCGGCCCGCGTCGAAGGCCCACTCACCGTCCACGCGACCCTGCTTGATCTCGCTGATCTGGGTCTGCGAGTTGATGCGCAGCACCTGCGAGCCGATCTCACCCGGCACGAAGCCCGCGTTGACCACGCCATTGGTCTTGGCGATGGCGTCGGCGGCCGTCGGATACCAGACCTGGGTGCCGACCGGCAGGCCGTTGTTCCAGACCATTTCCTGCACGTAGGTGCCACCGCACTGCGGACCGGTGGTGCAGTTGTTGGTGCCGGCGATACTGGAGAAGATGGAGCCACCGCCGGTGAGCGGATCGTTCGGGCGGCTCTCGTTCTTCGAGTCGTGGCCGTCGAAGCTCAGCTTGAAGCGGTCGGTGATGTTCCAGGTGGCATTGAAGCCGAGCGAACCCAGCTTGTACTTCTGCATGCTGCGCTGCTGCTCGAGCCCGAAGTCCTTGGTGCCGGCGATTTCGCGGATGTAGATCGGCGTGGCGACCGCACCGCTGGTGTCGAACACCACGTCGGTGTAGTTGCTGTTCTGCAGCCACATGCCCTGCTCGCCACGATTCTCTTCGATCTCGTTGGTCGAGTAGGTGTAGTCCAGGGTCAGCGTGACCGCGTCGGTCGGTGCGAACTGCAGCACCGCCTGGCCATTGATGCGCTCGCGCTCGAAGTCGGCGAAGGCATAGCGCAGGTCGTTCGGGCGCCCGTACAGCGCGCCGATCGCCGGTGCATTGGTCACGGTCGGGTTGCCGGGCATGGTCCCGGTCCACGGCTGGATGTTCCAGTAGTTGTTGGTGGCCTGTACCGAGCCGCCCTTGCGCTTCTGGTAGCTCGCGCTGACGCCTACGCCCCAGGTCTTGTCCGGGTTGGTATAGCTGAAGATACCGGACAGTTCCGGGGTGATGTCGTTGTCGAACGGCTGGCTCTGGTCGGAGACGATCTTGGCGCCGGCGCTGGCCACGGTGCCCTCATGGTCGAACGGGCGACCGGTGAGGATGTTGATGGTGGCGCCGATACCGCCGCTGGGGACGTTGGCCTGGCTGGTTTTGAACACTTCGATGCCGTTGACCGCTTCGGCGGCCAGCTGCGCGAAGTTGAAGGCGCGGGTACCGCCGTCCACGCCGCCGATGGCGACCTGTCCTGCCGCACCGAATGCGTCGGCACCGGGCATCTGGCGGCCGTTGAGGGTCACCATGTTGAACTGCGGACCAAAACCACGCGCGGTGACCTGTGCGCCTTCACCATCGCGACGCTCGATCGAGATGCCGGTGATGCGCTGCAGGGACTCGGCCAGGTTGGTATCGGGGAACTTGCCGATGTCTTCGGCACTGATCGCGTCCACCACGCCCGCCGAGTCGCGCTTGATATCCATCGCCTGGCTGAGGCTGTTGCGGATACCGGTGACCTGCACCGTGTCGAGCTGGGTCGGCGTGCTCTGGGTCTGCTGAGCGGTCGTGGCCGGTGCCGGCGTCGACGCGTCCTGTGCAAAAGCGGGATTGATGACCAGGACGCCACCGACGAAGGTGAACATGGCCCGGGACGTTAGTTTCGCCAGCTTGCGGCTCATGCGTGAGCCCTCAGGTCTGGGGTACGACGGAAAGCACAAGCGCTCATGACTCTCCCCTCTGACATACGATCGAATGGATGTACTTCGCACCACGCCAAGGGCGCGGTGGGACCTCGAAATCGCTTGCAGTTGCCAGAACATGCGCGTGGTAAATGGGGGAATCTCCGCTGGCCTTACCCCGGCTCAGTGGTAGCGCTACCATCGCGTCAGGGCGCAGACTAATCACTCCGTCACACCGTTGTCATCATGCAACGCAGCAAAGGAGACCGGTCCTTGAGGAACACCCCCAAAGCGGTGCGTCGCAAAGGCAGCGCCGTCACCATCGACGAGGTCGCGGCGCATGCCGGGGTTTCGGCCATGACGGTTTCGAGGGTCATCAACGGCCACACCGGCGTGCGTGAGGGAAACCGGGAACGGGTGCTGCGCAGCGTGCAGGAACTGGACTACCGGCCCAACCTGGCGGCCAGCGCATTGGCCGCCGCGCAGCAGACCTGCATCGCGCTGATCTACACCAATCCCAGTTCCAGCTACCTGCGCGAACTGCTGGTCGGCGCCCTGCGCGGCTCCACCCGGGCGGCAGTGCAGCTGCTGATCGCGAGCTGGGATGAATTGGGGCCACGGGCACGCCGGGAGGCGGCACGGAGCCTGGCCAGCCGCGTCGCAGGCGTGATACTGCCGCCGCCATTATGCGAGTCCAAGGCCATCGTCGATGCATTCGTCAACGCCGGCATCGCCGTGGTCGCCATCGCCTCCGGCCACTTCAGCGGCCGCATTTCCTGCGTGCGCATCGACGACCGCCACGCAAGCCGCGATATCGTGGAACATCTGATCGCGCAGGGCCATCGCCGCATCGGCTACATTGCCGGCGACCCCAACCAGACCGCCAGCGCGCAGCGCTCGCAGGGCTACCGTGACGCCTTGGTCGATGCCGGCATCGGCTACGACGAGGCACTGGTCTACGCCGGTCACTTCACGTACCGGTCGGGCCTGGAGGCCGCGCAGCAGCTGCTGTCACTGCCCTGCCCGCCCAGCGCCATTTTCGCCAGCAATGACGATATGGCGTCTGCGGTGGTCTCGGTAGCGCATCGTCGTGGCCTACAGGTGCCGGGCGACCTGTCCGTGGTCGGTTTCGATGACACCTCGGCCTCGACCATGGTCTGGCCGGAAGTCACCACCATTCACCAGCCGGTAGCGGAGATGGCCGACGCCGCGATCGACATCCTGCTGGGCGAGATCAGGCGCACGCCCGGCGCGCGGCAGAACATCGTGAACCATGTACTGCCCCACCAGTTGGTCCTGCGCGCGTCAGTGCAACCGCCGGGCCGCCCGTAGAAACCCACTGGCGTCGACCGTACTTTTACGGTCGACGTGCGTTGGGAGCCCGTCGATAGTAGCCAGCACAGGCTTCGTTGCCCTACTCCGCTTCACCAACGCGAGGCGGCCCAGGATCATGAGATATCTGCATAAGCTCCAGGATGCGCTGGCGTTCGAGCCGCTCGCGATGTTCGGCTGGCATCTCAGCGTGGGCGACGCGCTCGCCGGCGTAACAGCGGTGCTGGTCACCTTGCTGATCGCAGGCGTGTGTCGGCGTGCGATCAATCGCTACGGCCGCCGCCACCCGGACGCCAACCAGGCAGCCCTGTACACCTTCTCGCGATTGCTTCACTACGCCATCCTGGTGGCCGGCGTGCTGATCGCCCTGCAGGTGGCCGGGTTGCCGCTGAGCCAGTTCGCGGTGTTTACTGGGGCCATCGGGGTGGGGCTTGGCTTCGGCATGCAGGCCATCTTCAGCAACTTCGTGTCGGGGCTCATCCTGCTGTTCGATCGGTCGTTGAAGGTCGGCGACTTCATCGAGCTGGACAAGGACACGCGCGGGGTCGTCAAGTCGATCGATATCCGCTCCACGTTGATCACGACCAACGACAACATCGACATCCTGGTTCCCAACTCGGAATTCGTGACCAAGCGGTTGGTGAACTGGACCCATGGCTCGGTCAACCGGCGGGTCCGGATTGCATTTGACGTAGACATCGACGTGGACAAGGAGCGGGTGAAGAAGGCAGCGCTGGATGCCGCCGCGCAGGTTCCCTTTACGCTGGCCACGTCGGGACCCAAGCGGCCGCAGCTCTGGTTGGCGGGCGCCGAAGGGAGCGTAACGAACTACGTGCTGGCGGTGTGGCTGACCGAAGCGGCGTCACGCAGGAACTCCGCGGTGCGCGCCGCTTATCTGTGGGAGCTCGACAGCGCGCTGAAGCGACACGGCGTACTGAATACCCTGCCCCGGCGCCAGGTTGTGATCTCTACCCTGAGCTCTCCTGCGTCCGACAACCTTGGCCACGTTGACGCGGACCCAGCCAGGGAACCTGAAGCACTGACGCCGGAAGAACGCCAGGCATTGTCCGTCAACGATGCAAAGGAAGAGGCGCAGCGCGAGTCCAAAGGCGAAGCGCCCACGTAGTGCCGGCCGCTGGCCGGCTCGCCTTTCGGTTGGAGTCGCCTGGAGCCGGCCGGCGGCCGGCACTACATGCCATGCCTTTTTGGCATGGATCATCTACGTTAATTGTATTGGATGCATATCGAAGCGGAGCGCAGACTGATCCCGTCTCAGCATGGCTGCTCACGAAATGCATGTCCCTCGCTCTCTCACACATCCCTCCCGTTGGATCGGCAGCCATGCCGCCGGTCTGCTGCTGACCGCGGCTGTCGCGGCGGTTGCCTTGGTGCTGGGCCATTGGCTGCCCCTGGTTGGCGGCCCGGTCTTCGGCATCGTGCTGGGCATCGTGGTCAAGAACACGGTCTCGCCCGGCAGCCGCTTCGACGCCGGCATCCGTTTCGGCGGCAAGCAGGTCCTGCAGTGGTCGATCATTGCCCTGGGCTTCGGCTTGAGTCTGGGCGAAGTGCTCAAGACCGGCATGGAATCGTTGGCGGTGACGCTGGTGACCGTCACCGTTGCCTTCCTGAGCGCTTGGGTGCTGGGCCGGTGGTTGCGCGTGGAAGGCAAGCTCACGGTGCTGATCGGGGTCGGTACGGCCATCTGCGGCGGCTCGGCCATTGCCGCGGTTACGCCTATCCTCAAGCCGGACGACCACGATACCGCCTTTGCCATCTCCACGATCTTCCTGTTCAACCTGGTGGCGGTGCTGTTGTTCCCGCTGCTGGGCCACCTGATGCAGATGAGCGACCAGGGGTTTGGCCTGTGGGCCGGTACCGCGATCAACGACACCTCCTCCGTGGTGGCCGCCGGTTACGCCTACAGCGACCTGGCCGGCGGTTACGCCACCATCGTCAAGCTGACCCGCTCCACGCTAATCATCCCGATCTGCCTGGTGCTGACCGTTGTCATGGCCACGCTGGCCAAGCGGCGCAGCGCGGGTGGCACCGACGCCGGCACGTTCAAGCTGGCCGCGATCTTTCCCTGGTTCATCCTGTGGTTCCTGGTCGCCTCGGGCGTTCGCTCGGCCGGCTGGGTGCCAGCCGCCGCACTTCCGGTGCTGCACCTGCTGGCGGAAGTGCTGATCGTCTTCGCGCTTTCGGCCATTGGCCTGTCCGCGAACCTGCGCCGCATGGCCGCTACCGGCGTGCGTCCCATCCTGCTCGGGCTGGGCGTCTGGGTCGCAGTGGCGGTCAGCAGCCTGATTGTGCAGTACTTTATCGGGCAGCTCTGACCACTTCGCGCGCATGAACCTCCATCACCTGGCCATCTTTCACGCCATTGCCGAGACCGGCAGCATTTCCGCCGCGGCCCTGCGCGTGCATGTCTCCCAGCCTGCTCTGTCGCGGGAGCTCAAGGTGTTCGAGGCGCGTTTGGGTGTGGTCCTGTTCGAGCGACAGTCCCGTGGCATGCGCATGACCGAACCGGGCAAGGTGCTGCACACCTATTCCACGCGCCTTTTCGCCGTGGCCGACAGTGCGCAGGCGGCCATGCGCGATTTCGCGGACGCTCGCGCCGGTCAGCTCTCCATCGGCGCCAGCAATACCATCGGCACCTATGTGCTGCCCCGCTACATCGCCGAGTTCCGCAAGGCCTTTCCGCAGGTGGGCATCTCCCTGTTTGTCGGCAACACCGAGCAGGTTGCGCAGGGCGTCGCAGATCTACGCTTCAGCGTGGGATTCATCGAAGGCCCGATCCGGGTCGAGGGAGTAACCACAAAGGCCTTCAGCCGCGATGAGCTGATTCCCGTAGTAGGCGCGGAGCACCCGCTCGCGACGCGCAAGCGCGCGGCTCCGACAGACATCAACGGGCTTCCGTTGCTGATGCGCGAACCCGGCTCCGGTACCCGCGAGCTGATCGCAGACCTGCTGCAGGCGCTCGGTGTACAGACCGGCAGCATCGTGGAATTCGGCAATACCGAGGCGCTGAAACAGGCGGCTATCCACGGCGGCGGCATCGCCTGGCTGCCCACCATCAGCGTGACGCGTGACCTGGAAGAAGGCACCTTGGTGCGGCTGCCGGTGAAAGCATTGGCCTTGCAACGACCGCTCAGCATCATCCGCCGCGAGGGCGCCTGGCAGGCGCCTGCGATGGAGGCATTTCTTGAGATGGTGCGGTAGCCGAAACCGGTTCGGCTGCGCATGAAGAGTTACGGCGAAACGCCGTCCTGTGCGTCGGCACGTTCACGCCGGGGGCGCTTGCCTTCAGTGTGCTGCGCGGTGGCCTGGCTCTTCGCAAATTCCGGGAAGACCTTGGAAATCTCGGTCTCCTCCGGCAGCACGTAGAACAGCCCGCCCTTCTCGAACGTCGGCTTGATCACCTTGGCATAGAACTCGGGATCGACATTGATGCAGCCGTTGGTAATGCGGTTGTCGTCCGGCTCAGGCGATGCCAGTCGCGCGGGGCGACGTTCCGACTTGACCCCGGTTGCCGTGGGATGGATGGACACCGCCGTATCGAAGTCCATCCACAGGACCCGCCCGGTGTCCATCGAAGGGCCGTAGCCGCCGACGAAACTGCCCGCCGGGGTGGTGCGCTGGCCCTTTGGAATATCCTTCAATGCATATTTGACGACGCCGGGGTCTGAGCGGTCACCCTTATCCGAACCGAACAGCGCAGGCGCCGCGCCCTTCAGCTTGCCGTCGCCGCCAAACACCAGGATCTGTGCGTTGACCTTGTCGATGACGGCAAATGGATAGCCAGCCGTGTCCTTGCTCGCCTTGACCCAACCGGCCAGGTCGATCACCGTTTGGGAAACTTCCTGCCCGGAGGGCAGCATGTCCACCGCGTCGGCGGAGTGGTCGGCCTCGATGGAGGGCTCTTCCTGGGCGAACGCCGCGCCGGAACATGCCAAAGAAAGTGCCAGCGCCAGAGCGCTACAGGTAGCCCGGAGGGAAGGATGCAGGGACATGGTAATGGGGGATTCCTTGAAGCAACTGCGGGGTCAAGCAGAGAAGCCGGTGGCCAGAAACGGCCACCGGGTCCCGGTTTCTAAAATTGTATTACGTGTTACCCAACAGGAATCAGCCGCGCGGCTGACGCTTGGTGGTGGTCGGCTGGGACTCGAGGCGCTGGAGGCGACCCTCGATCTGGTCCAGACGCTGGTTGGCCTGCTGTGCGGACTGGTTGGCCTGGTCTGCACTCTGGGCCGCGCTGTTCACCTTGGTGTCCAGCGAGTCGAGGCGGGAGTTGATGGTTGCGAACTCTTCTTTGTAGCTGGCGCAACCGGCAAGGCTCAGGCCTGCAACGAGTGCGACGACGACTGTGCGAGCAGTTGCCAGGTGGTTCTTGTTGATGTTCATTCCACTTCTCCTTTCGTCTGGGACGTCGGAAATATTGCAGACTTGAGCGGTTTTTTGCCGGAGCCAAGACCCCGCATGTAGCTTGCGTTGGGTTACGTAGATGAACTGTGAAGGCGTCGGTTTTAGCCAGATTCGGCAAACTCTGCAAAATTGTTCCCCCGCGTCAATCCGGCCAGAGGGGGCAAACGGGCTCGCTTTCTCCCAAAAAACCGGGCAAAGCAACCATGGGCATCAATCGCCTCGCCGCTCTTCTTGCAGAAAATTAACAAGTAGGGCTGCTATCTCGTGGGCGGATATCAGACCAGCCCGTTTGACGGTGGCGGCCCATCGATCCGCAGCCGTGACAGTTGGACGGATGTCATATTGTTCCGAGAGCTCACGAATAAATGCCGCGACGTTCTTGGTGGGAATTGTGAGCGGCGGCTTTGTCGCCGGTTCGTTCATTGGAAAACTCTGCAGCGGACCAGGTCGAACCTTGTCGAAATCAGGCCGATTTTTCTCCAAACCGAATCCGGCGTGACGCTCTCCCTTATAGCCCCCTCCTCCACCGCCATGACCAGCAACTCCCAAGGCGCCTCTTCAAGCAGAGTGCAAACGTGCGCAATGTATGATTGAGGAACCTCGCCATTTGCAAGTGCGCAGGACAGTTCTGACTCGGGAATCTCGGTCTTGTAGGTTACGCTCGCTGATCTGGCAGCCATCCACACCGCTCGCTTTGGCGTACTGTGAAGTATCAGCGGGCCTTCAAGGCCCAATCGAAGCAGATTTCCTACCTTGCGCAGGTGCTCGATATAGACATCCGTGGCGCCATCACTCTCGAATCGGTTGAGGCTGTTCAGCGTTACATCCCTTGGCCAGGGTGCAACGCTTCCTGCAGTAGGTCTCGTCGGGCTCGTCGCTTTTGAGTCGCCTGCCTTCAAGAAGGTAGAACGTCATTGGCAACTACGCGTCCTGGGTTTCAGTGGCTGTCAACGCCGCCGGTTTTCAAGGAAGAAGGTCTGGCGGCGTTTGCAGAGTTTCAGCGTGCATTGGACAGAAACCTGCTACGGCTGGTGACGTAGCCAGGGCGCGAAACACTGACCGAGATAAACGTCTCTTGACCGCGCCGAAGCAGCGCGGGTGTCAGTCGAAGCCGCCGTAGAGCCGGGCTCTGCCCGGCGGCTTCCTGGTCGCAAGTCATGCAGCAGCGTTGGCCGAATCGCAGATGCGCTTCAGCACCACCGACACCTGGGCAGCGGCTGTCTGCTGGGTCGAAAGCACAATGACGCCGGGCTTCGTCTCCACATAGAGACGCGTACCCGGTTTGATGCCCAGCGCATCGATCCAGAGTCCACGCAGTTTCACGCACGGAATGGGCGGGCAACCGGGAAAAGTTTCAAGGCTGTCGTGATGCAGCGCGTTGGTCATCACGCTCTTGGGCTTGCGCCACCAGAGCTTCTGATGGGCGGTCACGCCGGGAGGCGTGTTGGGCGAATGGCTGGACATGGTGAACCTCCATTGAGAAACATCCCTCGCCGGGATGGCGAGGGAGTCGGGAGGTTAAGAACCGTAACAAGACCGGCGCGACGTATTTCCACGAGGGTGTTGTATTTCGTCACCCTCCCAACGCAGAGTCCATCGTGTTGCATCTTGTTAGGAGTTCTTACGCTCCGAAGTGCCACCATGTCGCGGGGATCAGCATAGCTAAAGAAGATTCTCTCTTATGAATTTCAAGTTCTGATTGGCGTTCTCAATACACCAGGCTAATGGCGTCAGAATCAGAAAATTCCGTGCGACGAAGCGCATTTCCAGTGGGAGTGCGGTCACGAAACGCGAGCGGGCCCGACCAGAAAAACTGGTCGAGCCCGTGCATGTGAGTGACGCGATCAGCGCTGGATGCGCGCTGGCATCAGGGACTGTCGCGACGAATGGCCAGCGCGACCGCTTCAGTATAGGAAATCTTCACCAGGTCGCCGCGCTTCACGCTGGGCAGCTTGGCGCGCAGGTCGGGCCGCTCAACCGCGATGAGCTGGGTGTTGCCGCTCGCGCCCCGGAGCGCAATCGTATTTCGGTCCGGATTGACGGCCGTCACCTCGGTCACGATCTCGATGGTATTGGAGCGTGCCCCGCCCGGCTTCTGACCCGGCACCGGCACGGTCTTGGCCTGCGACTTGGTTACGCCCACCGGCGCGCTACCGGCCGGCTCCAGAGCCAGTGCGACAGCGGCCTTGTAGTCCAGGGTGACCCTGTCGCCCACTTTCAGCTGGTTGAAATTGCGTACTTCGGGCCCGGCCACGAACTCCACGGCGCCGCCGTCGGTGCCAGTCACGGTGACGGCACGTGTCTGGGTGTTCAGCGCGGTGATCTGCCCCTGCAGGGTGACCCCGGCGGAGGCGGCGTTGACCGGGGCAGGCATGGCGCGGGCGGCGGGGGCCGCCGCCGGCTGCGCCGCGTGGGCTGCGCCAGCGGCCAAGGCAGCAGTAATGAGGATGACGGATGAAGACAACATAGCGACGCGCATGGAGGACTCCAGGACGACGGCCGGATGGCCGATGAACCGTCATTGCATCAGCTGCCCTACCCCGGCGCCCCCGTACAACTACTGGGCGGTGATCAGAAAACTTACCGCACCACCCTATATCCCATGACCCCCGACCGGCTCGGTCTCGAAACGCTCGCCAAATCCCGTGATGTGCGGCCGCGCCTGGGCGATGGCCTGCTGTACCGAAGGCAGCGCCAGGGAAGCGCGGTGCTGCTCTGCGCTGTCCCATGCCTCTGTGATCCAGATCGCATTCTCGTTCGACGGATCGCGCGCGACTATGTAGCTGCGGCAACCCGGCATCGCCTCTGTTCCCCGCAGCAGGATGTCGATTACCACATCGCGCTGGCCGGGTTCCGTGAGCATTTTGCCAATCAGTCCGTACATGGGAGCCGCCTGCGCAGTTAAATTGGGGTCCATTGTGCTCGAAGTCCGGATGGGTGCGCACGTCCTGCTCTGGTATCTTCACACTTCGTCTTCCTGAACTGGATGCGTCACCTTCATGGATCGAATCAACAGGCTGTTGCTTGGCCTGGTGCTGGCAACCATTGCCACACCCGCTGCTGCCTCCGATTTCAGGGGCTTCTTCTCGCTGTTCCTCGCCGCGCCGTTTCTGGCCGGTGTCATGTTCTTTGCCGCCTTCATCCTGGCCCGCCGGGCGAGCGCCAGCGCCTCGGGACTGCGGCGTTTCGCGCCCTTGGCCCTGCTGGTGCCGGCGTTGATGCTGATGTCCTTGATATGCCTCGTGTTCTCGACCTACGCGCTGGTTGCGTTTCCACTGCTGTGCATCGCGCTGTTCCTGCTTTCCAGCAGGATCTGGTTTAACCCGGTCGGGCGGGTCTCGATCTGGTTTCCGCGTGTGCTTGCGTTGCTGGCGGTTGCGGCGGGCGCGTTCATGGCCTGGGATATGCACCTCGTGGTCAAGGATGGGATGAAGGCGGAGGAAGGCGTGGCGGTTGTGATGTTGGGGGCGGTGTTTTTCATGTCTTTGGGGGCTTGTCTGTTTGCGGGGCGGCGGCCGGCGGGGCGTTGAAGGGGCAGAAAAAGTGACGGGTCGCCGGCATCGCCAGGAGCCGGCCAACGGCCGGCACTACCGGCAAAGTCAAAGGCAAAAGCAAACGCAAACGAAAAGGCCCCGCATTGCGGGGCCTTTGTTTTCCACCGGGGCGCGGTGGCTTAGAAACTCCACCCCCAGGTCAACTGCGCGCCGTACGCGGTTTCGCCGTCACCACTGGCGCCCTGCAGCATCATCGAGAGGCGGCTGGCCTGCGAGGTCTGCAGGCTTATGCCGAACTCGCCCACTGCCGCATTCTCGGCCAATGCGACGCTGCGCACCTCGAAGCCGCTTCCGGCCGCCATGCGCATGGTGCGGCTGAGGTCCGTGTCGCCGAAGGCGTGCTGCCAGCCCAGGCCAGCTTCAAGCCGGGCACGCTGGCCCAGGTCCCAGGCCGCACGCACGCCCAGCGTGGCGCTGGTGTAGTCGTCGCGCTGACTGTCCGCGGAAAGCGCAGCAACGCCGCCCTGTTCGGTGAAGCCGTCGGTCTTGAGACGGGTGTGGGTGACGTTGAGGTACGGGGTGTAGCGGGCCGAACCGGCTTCGAAGGTCCAGGCCGCTTCCACGTACCCGCTGATGGCCTGGGCGTCGTAGTCGGCGTTCAGCCGCTCATCGAGGGTGCTGCCGATGGTGACCTGGCGGCGGCTCTCGATATCGTAGTCCGCGTAATCCACACCACCGGTCAGGCTGAAGCGGCCCCAATCGGCCTGGGCATACAGCCCGACGTGATTGGCGTCGATGTCAGCCGTGTCGTCATACTCGCGCGACCAGCTTTCCATGTCTTGGCGACCCACCGAGATACCCGCAACCACGTTCTCGCCGAAGCGGCGGTCGATACCGGCCATGACGCCTTCATCGCGGGTGCGCAGGCCCGGCATGCCGCCACTCGGGTCGATCCGGCGCGGCAGCGCACGGGCACTGAACCATGCGGTGTTGGCGCCCACTTCGCTGGTGAAGGCCTGTCCACGCAGGCGCTGACCGACGCCGTCGGTGAGGAAGCGGTTGTCCAGCAGCGACACCGCCGTGTTGGCATGGCTCTCACCCGACAGCGCACTCAGCGCCTGGGTCACCGCCCCCGGCGAATCAGGCAGCAGGATCACCGCGTTGAACACCGGGCTGGTGACCGGCAGCGTTTCGATCGCGCCGCCCACGGACACCTGGTTCGGGGTTTCGCCCTGCGAAGGCACCGTGGTGCCGTCGCGTTCCAGGGTCAGCGACAAACCTCCGCCGCCAGCGGTAACCGACGGGTCGAGGAAGGCAAATTCGTCGGTTACCTGGCTGAAGTTGCCGGTGACGCCGCCGCCCGCATTGGCAATGCTGATCGGCGAGCCGACCGGCAAGCGGTCACTGTGGTCCAGCTGCAGCGTAGCGCCCGGGTCGATCTGCAGCTTGCCGCCGATGCTGACCGGAACCACGGTGCCACCGCTGGTGGGCGTGATCTGCCAGGTGGAGCCGCCGTGCACTGCGGCATCGCCCACCACGGTAAGCGAGCCTTCGTCGCCGCCACTGAGCAGCGTGCCGGACACATCGAGCGAGCCGATGCTTCCGTTGCCGAACAGCGTGCCGCCGTTGCCCACCACCACCGGACCGCCCAACGCCGCGCCGGGCGTGGCGGGGGTGCCCACGCCCAGCGCGCCCGCGCTGACCGTAGTGGTGCCGGTGAAGTCGGCACTGTTGCCGCTGAGCAGCAGCGTGCCGCCACCGGTCTTGTCCAGGCTCCCGTCGCCCGAGAGCGTACCGGCATAGGTGCCGTTGGCGGCCTGGTCGAACACCACTGCTGCATTGTTGGCGATGTTGCCCTGCAGGC
This portion of the Stenotrophomonas aracearum genome encodes:
- a CDS encoding TonB-dependent receptor, with amino-acid sequence MFTFVGGVLVINPAFAQDASTPAPATTAQQTQSTPTQLDTVQVTGIRNSLSQAMDIKRDSAGVVDAISAEDIGKFPDTNLAESLQRITGISIERRDGEGAQVTARGFGPQFNMVTLNGRQMPGADAFGAAGQVAIGGVDGGTRAFNFAQLAAEAVNGIEVFKTSQANVPSGGIGATINILTGRPFDHEGTVASAGAKIVSDQSQPFDNDITPELSGIFSYTNPDKTWGVGVSASYQKRKGGSVQATNNYWNIQPWTGTMPGNPTVTNAPAIGALYGRPNDLRYAFADFERERINGQAVLQFAPTDAVTLTLDYTYSTNEIEENRGEQGMWLQNSNYTDVVFDTSGAVATPIYIREIAGTKDFGLEQQRSMQKYKLGSLGFNATWNITDRFKLSFDGHDSKNESRPNDPLTGGGSIFSSIAGTNNCTTGPQCGGTYVQEMVWNNGLPVGTQVWYPTAADAIAKTNGVVNAGFVPGEIGSQVLRINSQTQISEIKQGRVDGEWAFDAGRFQFGVDSSKQTTHRLQAAENYNTLGDWGVANVNGDVANGLMDLLQPVNIVGMFDDFNVNSFSAWRGDAGRLAQWAGQYYGANLGVSPQNAADNRVEEKTNSAYVQIELDGDLGGHRTNTRLGVRYETTDVVSTSIIATPESIQWQANNDFRVLLSDDKQPFTEKTSYSYILPNLDFSIDLLDDLKGRISFGKSIARAPIGNLYAGPTAQQPFGSVLIDPSSRASGTAQNPALKPLESDNLDLALEWYFADASYVSVTYWNKQVDNFIGNTIVQENLYGLRDPTSGPDAQAALGFLTSGACITQVGPANAAACSANDTSLFTALALLRNNPAGLGAYNGTDAQVLATEAAYDLYGEADDPLYQFNVNRPINQNQSKLHGWELGGQYFFGDTGFGVLANYTIVNGDVGYNDAGDPNVDQFSLTGLSDTANAMLMYEKYGWSVRLAWNWRDQYLILANQGSSRNPYYVEEYDQWDLSVGYTLNDNWSFSLEAINLTGEDVRWRSRTSQMMVKLADQDPRYMLGVRYRF
- a CDS encoding LacI family DNA-binding transcriptional regulator, with product MRNTPKAVRRKGSAVTIDEVAAHAGVSAMTVSRVINGHTGVREGNRERVLRSVQELDYRPNLAASALAAAQQTCIALIYTNPSSSYLRELLVGALRGSTRAAVQLLIASWDELGPRARREAARSLASRVAGVILPPPLCESKAIVDAFVNAGIAVVAIASGHFSGRISCVRIDDRHASRDIVEHLIAQGHRRIGYIAGDPNQTASAQRSQGYRDALVDAGIGYDEALVYAGHFTYRSGLEAAQQLLSLPCPPSAIFASNDDMASAVVSVAHRRGLQVPGDLSVVGFDDTSASTMVWPEVTTIHQPVAEMADAAIDILLGEIRRTPGARQNIVNHVLPHQLVLRASVQPPGRP
- a CDS encoding mechanosensitive ion channel family protein, which translates into the protein MRYLHKLQDALAFEPLAMFGWHLSVGDALAGVTAVLVTLLIAGVCRRAINRYGRRHPDANQAALYTFSRLLHYAILVAGVLIALQVAGLPLSQFAVFTGAIGVGLGFGMQAIFSNFVSGLILLFDRSLKVGDFIELDKDTRGVVKSIDIRSTLITTNDNIDILVPNSEFVTKRLVNWTHGSVNRRVRIAFDVDIDVDKERVKKAALDAAAQVPFTLATSGPKRPQLWLAGAEGSVTNYVLAVWLTEAASRRNSAVRAAYLWELDSALKRHGVLNTLPRRQVVISTLSSPASDNLGHVDADPAREPEALTPEERQALSVNDAKEEAQRESKGEAPT
- a CDS encoding YeiH family protein, coding for MHVPRSLTHPSRWIGSHAAGLLLTAAVAAVALVLGHWLPLVGGPVFGIVLGIVVKNTVSPGSRFDAGIRFGGKQVLQWSIIALGFGLSLGEVLKTGMESLAVTLVTVTVAFLSAWVLGRWLRVEGKLTVLIGVGTAICGGSAIAAVTPILKPDDHDTAFAISTIFLFNLVAVLLFPLLGHLMQMSDQGFGLWAGTAINDTSSVVAAGYAYSDLAGGYATIVKLTRSTLIIPICLVLTVVMATLAKRRSAGGTDAGTFKLAAIFPWFILWFLVASGVRSAGWVPAAALPVLHLLAEVLIVFALSAIGLSANLRRMAATGVRPILLGLGVWVAVAVSSLIVQYFIGQL
- a CDS encoding LysR family transcriptional regulator, with amino-acid sequence MNLHHLAIFHAIAETGSISAAALRVHVSQPALSRELKVFEARLGVVLFERQSRGMRMTEPGKVLHTYSTRLFAVADSAQAAMRDFADARAGQLSIGASNTIGTYVLPRYIAEFRKAFPQVGISLFVGNTEQVAQGVADLRFSVGFIEGPIRVEGVTTKAFSRDELIPVVGAEHPLATRKRAAPTDINGLPLLMREPGSGTRELIADLLQALGVQTGSIVEFGNTEALKQAAIHGGGIAWLPTISVTRDLEEGTLVRLPVKALALQRPLSIIRREGAWQAPAMEAFLEMVR
- a CDS encoding L,D-transpeptidase, which codes for MALSLACSGAAFAQEEPSIEADHSADAVDMLPSGQEVSQTVIDLAGWVKASKDTAGYPFAVIDKVNAQILVFGGDGKLKGAAPALFGSDKGDRSDPGVVKYALKDIPKGQRTTPAGSFVGGYGPSMDTGRVLWMDFDTAVSIHPTATGVKSERRPARLASPEPDDNRITNGCINVDPEFYAKVIKPTFEKGGLFYVLPEETEISKVFPEFAKSQATAQHTEGKRPRRERADAQDGVSP
- a CDS encoding putative quinol monooxygenase is translated as MYGLIGKMLTEPGQRDVVIDILLRGTEAMPGCRSYIVARDPSNENAIWITEAWDSAEQHRASLALPSVQQAIAQARPHITGFGERFETEPVGGHGI